The Pyrus communis chromosome 14, drPyrComm1.1, whole genome shotgun sequence sequence atattcgattctcgctaaagatGGATTttaaccatattattgctagcttattatGAGGCTCAGCCCACTTCTTCACCCCCtcaatgtagataatatcatttgttaaaaagaaaaaaaacacacattCACTCCCGGTTCGGTTTGAACCAGATTTTTGAAAGCAAAAACTAGAAACTGAACTGTTTTAGGCCGCTTTGTTCCCGTTTTGGTTTTGTTCAACTGGGTTATTTTCGGCTACTTGATTCGGTTTGTTTCGGTTCTCAATTCACCGGTTTTTTATTCTCACCCATAATTTGAATGATGCTGGAGGACTAATATTCGCAGCCGAGTACTTTTAGTCCTGTAATTTACAAGAAGCATTCTCAAGGAGAAACAAAGAATTCCACCACCCCATCTCAAAACTTGCTAATGACCACACAATTAAACAGCTGACATGTTTCCACGTTTGTAATTTGCCATATGAAAGGCCATTGACTGTTCAACTGAGTTTTTTGCGTGGTCTAGTTGAATACAAAAACGTGTCCACTAGCATTGTCAAAAGCTCAAGCTGTGTGAGAAGCATGCCATGAATTTTCTCTTGTTAATGAGACGTTGCCGAATTACTAATAACTTGCGTTTTTAATTACTTGAgctataaattatttgaattcgtGTTCAAATACACGTTTTACATCAATAACTATTTTATATCTACAGAAATACAAATTAATATGTTTGAATATCTGACAATTAAACGACAAAGAAAAATCATCATAGTAATATTTGAGTATTTTGTATGGGGGAGGGGAGGGTGACATTTTAAGTCCAAAAGAACATTATCTGTGACAAAGTAACAAGAAGGAGATTGAGGAGTTTATAACCCCACGCTACCCTATGCCTGCCACAACATTTTCTCCTTAGCTTCTCATCACCACaaacaaatattatatatatattgcctCCAGTTAGCCTCTTGTACTCTTTTCTCATTAGCACCCTCCAATGGCTATCTTAACCCAAACCAAGTTCCTCCCAAGTCCCAAAAACCAAGTCCGGACTTCCCACTCTCCAATCCTCCGCACTAGCGTGCATTGCTCCACCACCACAAAGGCGAACCCCACCCCCGAAAAGCTAGTCATCAAACCGCCACTACAGCGGCTCGAGCCCTCACCCTCACCCGCCCTACTGACAGACACTCACACCTCCATCCGTCCTCCTCAACCCAATGACCCAAGTTTGCAATCCACATGGTTTCACCGTACATGGGTGGCAAGTGGGTGCACCACGGTCCTTGTTTCACTAGCCAAGTCCATAACTTGTGCAGCCGATTCACACATATGGCTCGAGCCCATTTTGGCAGCCTTGGTTGGGTATGTGCTGGCAGACCTCGGGTCCGGAGTGTACCACTGGGGCATTGACAATTATGGTGATGCCTCGACTCCAATTTTTGGTGCCCAGATTGAAGCATTCCAAGGCCATCATAAGTGGCCTTGGACAATCACTAAGCGCCAATTTGCCAACAATTTACATGCCTTAGCTCGTGTGGTGACTTTCATTGTGCTTCCTATAGACCTTGTGTGTGATGATCCAGTTGTTAATGGGTTTGTTGCAGTGTGCTCCGGCTCCATTATGTTTAGCCAACAGCTTCATGCTTGGGCTCACGGCACTAAAAGCCGCCTGCCACCGCTCGTGGTGGCGTTGCAAGATTTAGGAGTCTTGGTATCCCGGTCGCAACATGCAGCACACCATCGGCAGCCTTATAACAACAATTACTGCATTgtaagtgggatttggaatgaGCTTTTGGATCAGCACAAGGTTTTCGAGGCATTGGAGATGGTTTTGTATTTTAACCTAGGGTTAAGACCCAGGTCTTGGAGTGAGCCTAGCTCTGAATGGACTGAAGAAATTGAAACTGCTTCACAACTTCCAGCCCAATGAACCTTTTTTATCCCCTTACATGTTCGTTCTTTTGGGGATTTTAATTAAAGCGGGCGATTTCCGCACTCACATTTTCACTTCCAACAGTACTCGATTCTACATTGAATAATTCATAGGAGAATCAACGACGGAAATAAAGAGAGGAGTGTCAGAGGTGAATAGGGAAGGGCGGAAATCACTTCCCGCAATTGATTACCCACCATTTCTTCAGGTCACAGAATTATTTACTCACTGCATATGTATAATGCAGTATTTCTTTCAAAAGATTAGTTGATGTCTATGTATGTGATCACCAGTTATTGTATCAGCTTCATCTAGTTCAAGATTCATGTATCAAAGAAAACACGCAACTTTCAAATGCAAACGTCTTCTTTATACGATGAAATACATTATCCAGCAGCAGTCTGTTGAACCAACTAGTATTACAAAaggaaaatacaaataaatcacAAATGTTTGGGTATGCACCTATAACCCTTTTGAACTCCATTATGTTGAGAAATTTCGTGTTTGTTAACTGTCGGCTCCTAGTGGAGCGGAGATGGAAGATACACAGGGGAACCAATATCGGCGTACACCATCTTTGTGACCATCATCAATCATTGCAAGACCCTCCTGAGAAAATCAATGGTTTATTGAGCCCCGGGAATCCTACTATACAATTAAAATAGACTAAAGGGCAAGAGAGGATACTAATATGAGTAGATTAGTAAATGTCATCAACTTACATCTAATAAAGTGTCAAAGGCATCGATTGCACGACCAGTAGTCCAAGATAGCCGTCTCTCCACCTCAGGGACAGTCACAAAGCCTTGAGCCTAATAGAACAGAAGCGGAGCATAACCATAAATAATCAATCTATGACAAAATGTCCATGTAAAGTTAGAAGGAAGATAAAACAAAAGATTGGAACCTGGGCTAGCTCTAAAATTTCGTTATGGTCTTTGTTCAACTCAGTTGGAACAGAACGAACAAGCTTTCTCTTTCCAACAGAAATAACCTCATAACCATTACCTAATACCTGGAATCAAGTAATACATGTAAGTACAATGCGTCACTTGGTAAAAAATCATGCTAGTATGGTACATCGTACTGCAGGGATACAATATGATGCATTGCTTAAGAGAGAGTATATGAAATGCTTAAGAGTCAATAACGTGATAACGCGATTCCAGATCATGAAACACAGAATTTGACATGAGGTCAAAATAAGAAGGAATTGTAAGCTTTGACATGTACTAAACGAATTGCGTAACGTGGCATGAAGTCAGTAGAGAAAGTTATACTATTTGCTATTCATACAGCTGCAGTAACAAACTCACTTAAAGTCAACTCTTCCTCAAGATGAGATTATACTCTTTAACAATTATTACCATCATCGACAATGATAACAAAACTTAATATCCCTTCCAGCAATCACCAGGCAGTGTTGTCTGTCCCATGACAAAAATGTGGCATGAATTCGCGGTGAACCTCTTCTAGTAAAACCGTCGGTGCAAACAATCCACTACTCTTACTCTCAGTCTGGGTGGAAATCACTTGACTAAGGTCTTCTAAACAAAGTGCCTTGTTCGCATCAACTCTGAGGGAAACTTGTACATGTAATGCATGGAAAAGCTAAAATAAATTACCTTGAGCTTGCTTATAGCACGCAGGCAATCATCCTCAGAAACAGCTTCACGGTCGCTCTTCCGCCTCTGGCGAAGCAGACTGCAGAGTTCCTGCAGGTTGATCAAACCCCCATTGTGGGGTCTTGTTGCCAAGCAAATGTCAACAATTTGCACCCCTGTCTAACCAAATTCGCTCCCTTTTAGATCACACATATATATCCGAACAATCTTGGCAACAACCAAATGAATTCACAGCCAATTAAAGGCATGCAATGATATTAAGAAGATGGGTACCAACCAAGTTCATAGTAGAAATCACCAATCCCCAAAAGCTCTGCCCAGAAACCCTTATTGGATGCCAAGGGATCTACTCCGACCTTCGTGCACATGTTGTGAAATTGTGATCTGAAAGCTGGGTTCTTTCGAATGTCATTCTGCATCATCCATATCAAACAGTCGATATAAACTTTGTACCACGAAGCGATATTCCTAGTCTTACGGAAGGAAGGGGAGGGTTTGAACCCGAAACGCAATGCATTAAGAGGAAGAATCTATCCGCCAGGACAATCTACCACTTGCCAAACAGTAAACATTTTTGACATAATTTGGTACTGAAATTGATTgattgagaagaaaaatgggACCTTGTGCTTTCGAGCGAAATCTTCCAACTGGGTTCGGAAAGTGGTGAGCTGCTCCTTCATGAGATCGGTTCTGATCTTGGCAACATTCTCGCCCAGCAGACGATATTGGTCCTGCAAATAAAGGACAGATCTGGGTAATCGGATTCCAGGAATTGGCGGCCGAAATCAAGggcggagaagaagaaaaatcacAAACCCTAGAGGCGGCGGCGTTCTGCAAGCCGCCGATTCCAGGTCTCCTCCTCATCGTTGCTCTTCTTCCGCGACCCGCTTCGGTGGAGTTGAGGACGGGGAAGCCAACTCCCAACCATTAACTTAGcaaaatcttaattttcaataaatatttttgTGGGAGGTGAGTTTTCAACAATCAGAGTGGCGCAGCGGAAGCGTGGTGGGCCCATAACCCACAGGTCCCAGGATCGAAACCTGGCTCTGAtatataaacttttttttttttttttttttcatgctgaGCGAAACCGCAAATTTAGAGAACTCAAAAGTTCCAAAATGTTGACACTTTGAAGAAAGGGAAGTGGTTCGCAGAGACCCCTTCTCCACTGCACACTCTTGCAAATAAAATGAGAATCAAAGGACGTTAATACACGAGTTATTACAAAGTTGGATGACCCACTTGAAGAAAAAATCACAACAGCTAACAAATATTGAAGTTGTGCTGTctacttttatattttttaactttaaaaaataatatatagtttCCCTGTATAAAGACCTATCAGCTTACAAATATGATAGAGAAGCATAAATACATTGTATTGTTTCCATTACTTTGTAATTTCAGTATGATAATTGAGAGATACCACTTCTACTACCCTGAGGATGTAGGTACACTTtccgaacctcgtaaatattgtgtctCATTTAGTTCCACTGCACGTATACTGTCGATTTCACAACACGTTATTTGCACAAGAAGCTCTCGTGTTAATGGAAAGCATAACACCATTAATCCGGTGAAGCGCTACTACCTCTCACCTTTGTCGCCCGAAATCTCACAGATAAGAAAATTCTTTTACTTTACCTTCATACCTTAGTATGACTAATTTTCTTAAAGCTAGTATGTAGCTTGTTGTATGAATGTATATTGTTATTAGAAGAAGCAAAGAAAGGTACGGACATGTGTCCAGAGCCTAAGGATCAAGAAAACTGGGCCCTTGATTgtgtgaggaaaaaaaaaaaaaaaatcagaattgCTGGTTTGTGTGAGATGGGTCAACGAAATGAGGTAGTGAGAATCGTCGGGTTCAAtttgtgtgtggtccagatctTTTTATCCATAGGCTCTAGATACTAAGGTTCAGAGTGGATCTAATTCCCTATTttaagggatttttttttctttaccctAGAAACATGCTTAGGGCACGATTCTGAGCACACCAACTTAAATCGGTGTCCATCTAAAGATTGTTTGCAATGTTTTAGAActcgtttgaaagtgcttttaaaatgactaaaaacacttttggtgaacaagtttttgaaaccaatctcTTACTAAAAATCCAAGTAGATCCTAAAAGTGATTCATGCAAGAAACATATATTTGGTGCTTCTTTCAAAAATCACTCAGGTGCTATTGGaacccaaaatcaattttaccaaaaacaatttcaatcattttaaaaacacttccaaacaacCTTTTATAATATTAGTGTCATTCGTATTTGTCATGCCGACAAACGGAGGCAATGTAACAGTCTGAAAAATCTAaccaattatttttctttccgaccaaagaaagaaactaattatttttgttcttatatCTATCTTAAAATTTTAACTATTGGAGACTAAGCCATTCTCATTGCGGCGCCCAACTCCTGGTAGAGGAAATCGAGCCTTCATTCTTAATTGTTCTTTGCTCGAGAGCAACCAAACCAAAAGCCCAATAAAAAATTCATGAGTGCTCTGGAGTACACGGTACTCTGGATGTTTTAACCGTCATATCTTGATATtttcacatatatataaattccGTGTAGTAAATTGGAATTGTGTCATTCACAAGTATCTACAAGTTCAAAATCCAGTGTGCATCCGTAAATAACTCTCAATTCGAGAAGATCTCGTAGAAGATATATATTCGATTCATTTTCACTAACTATGAAATCCTCTACTGTATTAGACAAATGTCAAATTGAACCTACGCCGATAACCCTGTAGCTTCCTTTGGTATCAAAAACAGAAAGCCAATCGGAATGAAAGTGCAGAGAACTTGAATGGCAATTCCCAAAGGAAGGTTGTCAAAAGAACCTGAAGAGATGTTCAGAACTGATGCAACTCCAGCGCCGACAAATGACCCCAATGTAGATCCTAAGTTGTTTATTGACATAAAGAGGGCAAACAGAGTCCCTTCGATCCCGGGTGGGCATAGCTGTCCAGATAAGATCAGGAACGGCATAAACCTGCAGTTCACGGGATCTTTCTTGTTAGTAAGACGGCTTAAGTGATGAATAACGATTTACTATGAGAAAGTATGCACATACTTGAATTGATTGATCGCGTCACTGAGAGCTGAGCCAAAAAGAACCATAATTTTATCTGATATTCCGTATGTAAGATTTACTCGAGTGACTAAAACCATATCTAGGAGTGTCAAGATCGACAAACCAACATGAGACAACCTGCATGGATCACGACCAATACaccatcaacaaaataatcTCAACAGAAAGGAATAGAAAATTAACAGAAGATCATTGTACTTACATCAGTATTCTTCTTAATTTCATCGTCTTTAAGTAACGATTATAGACAAAGGTTCCAAGCATGAGGCCTAACCATCCCACAACACGTGCAGTGCCCAAAAAGGATGCATCCAAGCTCAAATACTCCGTCTGATAATAAAACATAACAGTCGAGAGGTTCGGAATGGAAACATGTGCTAGGAAAAACCAAGCCATTGGTCTGATCAGACAAAGTAAAATCAAATGTAAGcaagattaaaattcaaaatatatcCACATCCTGAGAAAAGTAGCAAATTATatttccagaaaaaaaaaaaaaaaaaaaaaaaaaacatttagattGACATCAGGACCAAGTAGCAACGATGGGAAGAAACATTTAATTAAGACTCCCTAGATCTCTCTAGAGTTTCCCCATAAATTCCAGACTCTTGGAACTTGTTATTCACAGACCAGATCATTGTGTGTTACAGGAACAATGCAGATCTAGAGAGGGAAAATCTCAACGTGTGCTTTCAACTGGCATGGAAAGAAACTCAagttaataaacaaaaattgaattacCTCAAAATTAGTGGTTGTTTAAATGCGTGGCACAAACTATAAGTGGCTGCTTTGAGAGAGTGAAACCACTGTGAAGCCAATGAGTCTTCTTTTCCAGCAATCTCGAGTTTACCAGAAACTGATTTCTTTTGCTTGCTCTTATtgctcttctttctccttgacATGGTGGTATTGGATTTCTTCTCTGAGAAATTATCATCATCCAGAAAACTACTATTCCCATTCGCTCCATCGGAGCTTCTTGAATCAGAGGATTCAAGCAAAACTTTACTATCTACAGATTTCTCCTCAACCAAGCCACATGACAACAACTGTATGGACGGTAGAACAGAAAAAAGCAGAAAAATTGTGTGTATCTGTAAGTTGGTCAGTGCATATCCTCCTAATAAACTCCCGCATATGCCACCAAAAGCCATTGCCAACCATGATATCGACTGGAGGTCTCCAGCAAATGAGGCCCTGATAAAGGTAATTTTAAGATATCAAGTTGTATCCTTAAAAACATTAACAAGGGAAAAAAGATCCATGATGAACTAGACAACAAAATTTCAGCAGAAATAAGGGGGAATGAAATATGCGAATCTTCATTTGGGGGAATACAAGACATTTACAGGGAAGCCTATGATAGGGCCAGTTACAATCATGCTAATTCCCAAAATTAAGGCATGAAAAGTAAGCAGTTCATCTGATTGCATGCCAATAGATCTTTATGTTGGCAAAGTAAGTTTGCAGGGTACTTGATATGCAACTCAAACTGCATTGCAAAGAAATTGAAAGAATCTCAGTTTTGCACGTACTTTTCATGTCTTACTGCCTCAGCAATCATTGCATCAACTACTACATCTGCCATGGCTGAGCCCAGGTTCTGGACTGTTAAGAAGGTCATGAATTGCCAACTGGAATTCCTCAATGTCGCATTCAGGccgagaacaagccatggcacaAGAGAGAGCACAGTTGCAATCACTAAGTAGGGaacccttcttcttccttttattgGAATACAATCAGACACAATTCTGCATAAAAGACACGCAAAATCAGGTTCGAAAGAACTAATAAGAAAATGCAAGCACAAAAAAGGCAGCTTTAATGCTTGGACTGCAAACTCAGGAACAGCAAGCTAGCCCTTTTTTTCCTTTGGGCACTCAAATTAATCGCCATTGAGATGGCTAACTTTATGTATGTATTTGCTCATGCACTCGCATGAAATGTATTAATATGTGGGCACATTGCAAAAGACAAAAAAGCATGTCCCCCATTCTGACTCTCTGAGCTATAACATAAATTCAATGCTTAGGACGACAGTACCCTTCTGAGAATAAGCAAAAGAATCAAGCACATCTTTTGTCACATTACATGAtgatttctttttcattaaattacTCCAAATTTGTTTCTAAATGGCTTCACTACGAGGACTAATTTGTGCtttgaattcaaataaaaatggaTGCAAACAAGCAGCACATAAGTGTTATGGAAGCTGTTACAAAGAAGAAAGCTTTTTAATGCTTACATACTTAAGAACACATCTAAATTATCTGAAATATCGAAAACGTGCACGTTCCTTGTGTGTACTGAGTAACAGAAGATCCATACCCGTATAGCGGTTTAATGCTCCATGGAAAGAAAGCTATCGAAAACGCGAACTGGGAAGACGATGGAGACAACTTAAGCCTATCTTTCAGCTGGTAAGACACTGCCGTCCATACAAAGGATCTGAAACCCTGCCATACATCAAACAGGCACTTATCAATCACCATACAAAGGATCTTTCAGCTGGTAAGCCACTTATCAATCACCATACAGATTCTTCTTAAAACCCACATCCAAGAAACAATTTCACATCAATCGTGTTCAATTTTGATACTTCGAAAGATCAAAAATTTCACATGCCTCCTAATATCATTCCCAACTTCTAAATAAGGACACTTTCAAATACAGATCTCTCtcaaaaatcacccaaatcaataaaaacacaaaacccagaaacccaaaACCTTAGAATCCCCAATCTCCACCTCCTAGAAGCCCAAAAAACCTCATTCCGCAAAGCCCCAGAAAATTAATTTCCtcaaaaatcaagaaattaattaaacagcGAGATTCAAAGTACACCAGgatcaacaaaaaatatataattctagagagagagagagagagagagagagagagaacctggGTGAAGTAAATCAAGCAAACGAGCCAGATGAACGAGGCGCCAAATGCAGCTCTCAACCTCGTCAGCCATTGTATCATTTTTTTCTCTGGGAGCTTTGAGTTCGAGCTTATTCTGCGTCTGTCTATCGAACGCAGACAACTCAATGTTTTTTCAGTTTCTTATTTGGAGTCTTCCAACGGTTTTTCCATTGGGCGTTAATTTGTCCGATGGACAATTTTACCCCCCATTTCGTATCTCGCTTTGTAGACTTGTAGTGGAAAGTTGCCTCTCATGTCGGGGGGGCTGAGGGTAGATTTTCGACATTTTGCGGTGCATATAGTTAATAGATTACACGGCTGCTGGCCACGTCCAGAGGTCCTCCCATTTCTTGACACCTCAGCGCCCGGGCCCATATGTAGTTAATAGATTACATGGCTGCTGGCCACGTCCAGAGGTCCTCCCATTTCTTGACACCTCAGCGCCCGGGGCCACAGTAAGCACACGAGTCCTCATATTAATCAGAGAAGATCCTCTCTAAATCCATTCGTTAAGGATTCGGATATTTGTGAATCGTTTctatttatcgtacatcgtgtggttagtttttgttaagtactatttatatttatttttaaataaaaatatttaaaatgatttctaattacacgatgtacgatgaacgtaCACGATTTAAGAATCTATGGAACCATCACAAAAAGAACCCAGCAAGAATCCGAACTCCACATTAATGGACTATAAACTAGAAGTTGGCTAAATGATAATGGTTTAGCATTATTATTCAACTTTTGTGGTTTTAGATTCGAATTTTGTGGCAAATTCGAAAGTCTCTAATTTTTATAAGGGTGAAATGAAAAGAAGACTTTTTTAAAGTGTGATATTGTATAAGTTTATATCActtcacagtttaacgttaGTTTTTGTGTCAGTATTAAgaaatattgtataaaaaatatgagATAGAAGAGAGTTCATGAAAAGTCTTCCTTTTGAGTCTTCTTAGCTCTCTTTATAAGGAAAATATTAGCATTCTCTCTTTGGGGAGAAGCTCATTCCTTTACTTGCAACTACTGTATCTTCATCATAAAaattgggaagtgttattggcactctaaaaatctcattctacacttctcacaagtgtatttttctttccaattatagaaagtttggagtgtggaatgagatttttgaagtgtcaataacaattccttaaaaatttcataattgaaACGGTACAactcttaatcttcatttaaaaataaagatataAAATATCATTCGAATAATAGATCGtttaatcattaaaatatatcaaataaatcaataatttaGGTATCAAATAACATATTCATAATGAACGTTGACTTATTTAATATAtttggatgactaaacgatatccaatttgaatgattttttatagcgaTGATGGTAAAAGAttgaacggttctgatcattaaatttttatgataaaaatacattatttgCAAGTGGCAGAATGAACTCATCCCTACATAATTAAAATAGCACTATCCTTTTTATAATACTTTGAGCTCTAAGTTAAttggtatttttcttcttctaatggTAAAAAGATGTTTCAAATTTGGCAATTTGACTGTTCTAATGATTCTACAATTTTCTGTTGCCAAAAAATAATAGGCCCATTGAAAAATGCGTATATACGTGCCATAATAATAAGTTTATAGCAAGATTTATTTTTGGATTGCCAGTTTTAGAGTTAAATTGGCTTCGGCCGATAAAGGGAGAGAATCCAAATTCATAACCTAGGGCATCGAAAAAGCACTTTAGCTAAAGAGAGATGCTTCTAAGTGCTTTTACAACCTAAGAAACTTTTGTTTCGAACATCTTTATAATTCATAAACAAGAAAATTATAgcaactttaatttaattggaatAATGATCATTCAACTGAAAATTAATGATCATTGATCTCTTAATTTATCAAAACGCATCTATAATCCTTTTAGTTAACTCTgttaaaatgagttatgttggaagaacTATTACTACATTTGggtggattaaagttgagggattatTGCTCCAACTGGATTAGAGTTGAAGTTAATGGATCATTGCTCCAACTGAGTttaagttgagagaccattgctctaattgaattaaaattaatggaccattgctccaattaaattaaaattgagagacTATTGCTTCAATTTCCTCTTCATAAAcgttctttctttattttgtggAAGCACTTTTTTGAAAAGCACTCCCAAACAGCCACTCATACCCAGTGTCCAATTAGCCAATTACAGAGGTGACAACAGAAGGTGCCGAATGCCGACGAGTTAGATTTTGAAGGcaacaaaaccaaattgaaattCTTCAAGAATTCTAGGCTAATTTGGTAAAACCACATATTCAAATGATAATTGACAGAAAAATGTCTCTTTGTATTCCATATAACAGTGTTACAAATTTAAAACTATGaaatataaatgaataaatgaatccacacaaaataataaattgacaACCAAAAGTCTTAAACACCTCCACTCTACATAACAATGACTGCAGCGAAAACCCCAACGGCTAGAGCTCCGGCGGCGGAGAACCGATTCAAAACGGCACCATTGGCAGGAACTGGAGCCTCGGAGGGAGATCCAGAAACTGAAGAGGGAACAGCCGCCGGAGACAACGATGGGGGAGAAGGTGGGGAGTCGGCGACGGGAGATGAGGAAGGCGAAGACGATAGTGCAGTGCTCGACGGAGAAGGAGCGGCGGCCGTAGGTGGAGTGCTCGACGGAGAAGGAGCGGCGGGAGCTTGTTTGGGAGAAAGGACAGGAGACTTGGCCGGAGACGATGCAGGGGATTGCGCCCCCGTCGAGGCCAGCAAGAGGGAAGCCATTAGGACCAAAACGACGCCGCTGAATCGAGCcatttgtagagagagaaactttgacagagatttagagagagagcgagagagaggaATCTATTGAGGGTTTGAGAATTGAGAGGCGAGTTGCTGATGGGATTTAAGGAGAGGAGATCGGGGGTTTATATAGAGGGAGGGGGAGGAGACGCGTGGCGTGTAGAATATCGTTGGACGGTCGAGATTTTGTCGCTGTGATGATTGAAAGTCGTGTTACCAACTCAGAGGCGAAACACGGTTTGTTTAGTGCACCGGGCTGGCATTTTTTTTAATGGCCGTTGGATGTACACTTTACAGCGTGTAACGGTTAATTTTCCGACGGTGCAGATGGTAGGTTATCTGGCagatttgcttctttttttcttttgactttatTTTTGTCGGACTtgtctttttccttttgaaatcttttttcttttcttttcttttcttttttggcactcccagattGTTTTATTAAAGCAAACGGAtcctttctttcaatttcaaagTGCCAACCACGGTCCACAGCAAATGGCCCAGTAGTAAAGATGTAGATTGTAGTtctctaaaaaaacaaaaaaaataagaaaagttcTGAattcaatgctccaagttagtGAGTCTGTTTAACTGTGACTACGGCAGAGGGAAATTTCATATAGCCTCTTCGAGGTAGGAAAAGGTAAATAACAATGACTTGCCACCAATTGTCTTGTttttaactaaaacaaaataaaaaatgaatttcaaGTGCCAGAGTGGAAAATTGGAGATAGGGCTTGTTGGCtaagattataatttttttttatcataccaaaattgtaattttattgaatttacaaaaaaaaatgattaaataatttttaatttgtttgatttatgtaaaat is a genomic window containing:
- the LOC137715084 gene encoding fatty acid desaturase 4, chloroplastic-like, producing MAILTQTKFLPSPKNQVRTSHSPILRTSVHCSTTTKANPTPEKLVIKPPLQRLEPSPSPALLTDTHTSIRPPQPNDPSLQSTWFHRTWVASGCTTVLVSLAKSITCAADSHIWLEPILAALVGYVLADLGSGVYHWGIDNYGDASTPIFGAQIEAFQGHHKWPWTITKRQFANNLHALARVVTFIVLPIDLVCDDPVVNGFVAVCSGSIMFSQQLHAWAHGTKSRLPPLVVALQDLGVLVSRSQHAAHHRQPYNNNYCIVSGIWNELLDQHKVFEALEMVLYFNLGLRPRSWSEPSSEWTEEIETASQLPAQ
- the LOC137715085 gene encoding vacuolar protein sorting-associated protein 22 homolog 1-like — its product is MRRRPGIGGLQNAAASRDQYRLLGENVAKIRTDLMKEQLTTFRTQLEDFARKHKNDIRKNPAFRSQFHNMCTKVGVDPLASNKGFWAELLGIGDFYYELGVQIVDICLATRPHNGGLINLQELCSLLRQRRKSDREAVSEDDCLRAISKLKVLGNGYEVISVGKRKLVRSVPTELNKDHNEILELAQAQGFVTVPEVERRLSWTTGRAIDAFDTLLDEGLAMIDDGHKDGVRRYWFPCVSSISAPLGADS
- the LOC137716340 gene encoding probable folate-biopterin transporter 4, whose translation is MIQWLTRLRAAFGASFIWLVCLIYFTQGFRSFVWTAVSYQLKDRLKLSPSSSQFAFSIAFFPWSIKPLYGIVSDCIPIKGRRRVPYLVIATVLSLVPWLVLGLNATLRNSSWQFMTFLTVQNLGSAMADVVVDAMIAEAVRHEKASFAGDLQSISWLAMAFGGICGSLLGGYALTNLQIHTIFLLFSVLPSIQLLSCGLVEEKSVDSKVLLESSDSRSSDGANGNSSFLDDDNFSEKKSNTTMSRRKKSNKSKQKKSVSGKLEIAGKEDSLASQWFHSLKAATYSLCHAFKQPLILRPMAWFFLAHVSIPNLSTVMFYYQTEYLSLDASFLGTARVVGWLGLMLGTFVYNRYLKTMKLRRILMLSHVGLSILTLLDMVLVTRVNLTYGISDKIMVLFGSALSDAINQFKFMPFLILSGQLCPPGIEGTLFALFMSINNLGSTLGSFVGAGVASVLNISSGSFDNLPLGIAIQVLCTFIPIGFLFLIPKEATGLSA